The window CTTTCGTTTTCTTAATAACTTCACAAACACAGCTTACAAAACAATGAACCTTTATCATTTTCCCCCTCCGATTTCTACTTTTTGCTGTTTTTCTAAAAAGCTTGCTAGTGTTCCTACTGTTTTGAAATCTTTAGGAACGAGAATCTCATCGGGAATGGAAATGCCAAGATCCAACTCTACATGAAGAATCAGTTGAAGGACCATAATTGAATCCATATACAAATCCTCATTTAACCGGGCATCTTCATTAAAAGAAGACAGCGTCTGCAACTCTAATGAATTTTCCAAAATATCATAGATGCTCTTGATCAATTGTTGTCTCGTCATACTGGTATGCCTCCAAGTTTTTTTCTACTTACTTTTCCATTTGGCAGCTTTTCAATTTCATGAACAAACACAAACTCCATCGGAATTTGATGTGGAGCGAGAAATTTCCGGCACCATTCTCTAAGCTCCATATTATCGATCGGTTCAGTAGACACGTATAGTGCGCATACTCGCTCTCCTGATAGGTTGTTTTGTTTCTTATATACGACTGCTTCGACTATTCTTGGGTCATCCATTAACACGGTTTCAACTTCTTGCGGATACACATTCAAGCCTGCTACATTAATCGTGTCATCCATTCTTGCAAGAAAATAAAGAACATTATCTTCTATATAGCCAAGATCTTTTGTATAAATCGTTTGTGTAGACAATTTAATGATAATTTCGCTGGGTGTTTGCTTATCACCAGCTGTCACCTTCACATGGGGAAGGGGGTAGCCCATTTCTTTCGGATCTTCCACATTAGGGTGAATCGTAACACACCCGGATTCAGAGCATCCATACTGCTGTAATACTTGGCGAGATTTCTCTCTTAATGATAGCAACCAGCTATGCGGCATCATTGTTCCTGACGTCATCACACGATCAAATTGTTGATCAATAGGTAATAATCGACTTAATGTATAAAGTAACGCTGGAGCCCCATAGAGTATGTGCTTAGGATATTCTATTAGCTTTTTCAAAATATATTTAGGATTACTATTCGTAATAATAACCGGCTTTGCGCCCCTTCTAATGCAAGCCAAGACACCACAAATGAATCCATATGAATGAGTAACCGGACAAGCGACAACAGAATTTGTCAAGGAATCGGCAGGTAACGTCTTCACATAACTTTCAATCTCTTCTTCCACTGAACTCCACGTTCGTTCAATACATTTCGGAGCACCTGTTGTACCTGAGCTCATTTGAACTAATACGCCTTCTTGGTTATTGGAATGATTTGATAGTTCGATGAAAGAATCGATCGATTGGAACAACAAAAGATGACTACCTGCTGAAGAAGCAAGCCGCACAGATCCCTCTTTTGGCGTCGCTGAATGGATTGGGACGACTGATCCACCTTTTTGGCGAATATATAAACAAAGAGCTATATATTGGAAAATATCATCCGTACAAATAGCTAGTCTGCGATTGTTACACTCTCTTAGATGAGATAAACTTTCATATATTTCATATTGCTTCTCGATATCGTCTACTGTATAAAATTGATCATTGACATAAAACATCATCATTTCCCCCTTTATCCGCTTGCGCCAACGTATTGCTGACGATATGTCGAAAACTACCTTCTTCTTGATTTTGAAGTTTCTTTGTTAGCAAAGATTCAACATAAATATGTGTGCTAGTATGCTGAAGCTGTTTATTTCTTGAGCATAATGATGGAAAACGTTCAAAGTGCTTCTGTATTCCATCCCTAACTTGACTCCAAAAACGTATTTCTGCAAATCCATACTGCTCTTCTAACAAATAAGATAGTTCACTTAAATGAAACACGAATAATGTATCCATAACTAACTCGCGTAAAGCCTCTACAGAAGACATCCAATAATAACAATCGACAGGTCCATCTTTAAAACGTTCGTGTATCGTTTCAAAGTCTGGAACGAGGCTTCTGTCTGCAATAAATTCTTCAACATATTCGATACTGTCATGGAAATCCCTCAGTACAACCCGAGTCGGCCAGCCATTTTGATGTAATAAAATCATATTTTGCGCATGGGCCTCAACAGCAATACCGTGAGCGACAAGCAAGTGCCACACAGGAATAACACTCACTTCGATCAAGCGCTTTACCCACTCCTCCGTTCCATATCGGAAAAGCCAATCATCTATAAACGGACGCCCATCTTTCTCCATCATCATTAGCACCGTAAACGGTACCGCTTCCTCATCATCCTTCATATACGAGCGCACACTCTCTCGCCATATTGAGCCAAGCTGACCTTCTAGTTTTCTGCTATGCTTTTTTGCATTCGGTTCAAAAATAATCCCTGCATATTCTTCCAGTACGATAAGAGACGCTTCCTTTTGTAAATAGGAGTCTAATTGAATCACCTGTTTAAGCCATGCTGAAATATGAGGAGAGGCACAAACAGCATGAGAATGTAACTTTCGTAATGAAGAGGTATTCACCATATTCATCGAGCATTTTAATTGCGCCTTTTCAGGATTTGAAAAATTCCATAATGTTCGCACCGATTGGGTTGCCCGATAGTAATCACCTTCCACATCTAGAGGAATTAGATCTTTTTGCTCAATTAATCCAGCTAGTTCATGTTTCATGTTAAGCCACTGCCAAGGATGAACCGGTAAAAACGTATACTCTTCATATGTTCCATCTAATACCGCAAGCTTTGCAAGAAGGTCTCCCCACATCAAATGCCCTAGCTCTCTTTTCCAAAAGCTCTCTTCCTCTTCAAGAACAGTGATTAGTACGTAGCTTCTTCTCATTGCAACCCACTGAAGGGTAAATGATTGCTTTGCCTCAGGGCCATAGTGTTTATGGTCGTCGATCGTAAAACCGGTTCTTGATTTAAAACAAGGGTGATATGGATGTCCTTCAATGATTTCCGATTCTAATTCTTCATAGCTCGAATTTCTTCTCGACATGGGCATTTGGAGATGACGATCATTCCATTCACAAAGCTTACTCGTTAAATGAAGTTCTTTCAGTAATTGAGCTTTGTCTCTAACAGTCGAAAGTAATTCATCTACTAGATCCTCCAGCGTTGCCTTTAGTAATGTTTCATCTTTTCCTACTAGAAAAATACTATCTCCCTTTATACGGATGCGATCAAATGCCATTCTTGTCCCTTCACAACGATAGGTGCACTTCTGTCCAACAAGAGTAAGGATTGAAGTCCATTGATCTAGACGAGTTTCTTCATATTTGATTAGTCCTTCAAAAACCATTGCTTCCACAAGCTGCCGCCTTACACGTAGCTCTGCTTGTTTAGAAGCTATAGGCTGTAGCTTCTGCATATTCTGCCTCCTCGTACTGAAGAACAAACGGATTTGGAATTTTCGTGTATACGGCTTGTTCAAGTTCGGCTTCTAGTTCATCTACATCATGAAACCTTGTTAATAAATTTGCTTTGAACGCAAGCTCTTCTTGTTTTAGAATGTTACGAACAAATGCCTTCCCGAGACCTGTAAATTCTTTTTCTAATAAGTGCAGTTGATCGATACACCACTCCAAAAGGATTTTTTCATCGATTAGCTGATCTGCGCCAAATCGGGAAATAACGGGAAACAATTGATTCATAAACAAATAATATGTAAATCTATCATGAATAAGGTCATCTTCGTAAAATAGCTCTTCTGTTTCATGTAAAGAAGGTTCTATTAAAAGAAGTTCTTCTTTATATGTTTTTGATAAGTAATAGCCTTGGTTATCACGATAATAATAAGTAGTTGGATAACCTGAAGAAATGTTTAAGACACTATTTTGCTGATGTGCTTCGAGAGCTATCCCATTCTCATCGTATAACCTTAATAATGATTCAATAGCACATTTCCAATAGACTTTAAACCAATCTAAACTTACACTTTCTAATGAGCGGAATTCTGATTGAGAGATTTTCATGATAAGCTGACAAAGTTTCGATTTTTCTTTTGGCAGAGGCTCTTGAACAAGAGCAGCGATCATGCAGATTCCTTCATCATGTCCTTTAGGAAATACGTTTGAGCGGAAAATAACCTCAAACCCTGATTCCGTCTGATTTGGAAACTCTACAGTCATATAGGCTGGGTCATCAATCATCCGAAAAGATGAATGGTTCTGTAAGAAATTAATCTTATTCATTAACCGAGCCATAACAATTCCAGCTTTTAGTTCATGAGTTCTATTGACCCTCAATGAATTCGTTATTTTTACAGGAATTGAAAACTTATACATCATTTCTTCATTTGAGCTATACACCGTTCTTATCGAAGAAGTTGCTGTATAAAATGCCCCAAGCGCACCTTCGTATTTTAGCAATCCTTCAGCAAGCGCTTTTTTTACATACTGTTGCTGTAAAAGCCATTGTGCTTGAAGTGGGTGCATCGGAATGAGGCAATCCTTCTCTGACATAACAAAATCAGGTTGTGATTTTGTTAAAGACTGAGAAATGATTTCACTCGCACTTTTTTCTAATACAGAGGACTCTTTCACAATTTTACGGTCGACACGAAAATAGTGAAGTTGGAAAGAACCTTGTAGCTCTGGAGCAAAACTCGTTTGTTGCCAATTTGCCATCCCTTGTCTGCTTTTAGGTGTCGGATGAAGCCAATGTCCAAATAAGAGAGACTGCTCAGCTTCAATAAACGTATCGTGAGCTCCATTTTGTTTCTTATCTCCCAAACTCTTTTCAATATAATTTGCCATCGTTTGATAGCTCTCAATTATGCGAAGAATGAGTTCATCAAAATGGGAAGAAAGCCCAGGACATCCATCCGCCTTCGCCATTAAATGTAGTTCTTGAATGAGCGTGATGAGTATCGTTAATTTATCTTCAAGAAGCCATTGTTTTTGTTTCGTACAATACTTCAACGAGACACCAAATATATGTCTTCCAACAAGAGATTTGTATGCCACACCAAATGCAAAACGGGTGTTTTGTATCGGCAACTCAAGCTCTAACATATGTGCCTCTGTAATCAGGATAGATAGTCGCTGTTCTTTTATCCACTCCTCCTTTTTGACCCAATGTCCACTACTCACTTCTCGTATATAACAATTCATAAACGCCTGAAACGTTGCATTTTCTGCAATCTGTTTAGCAATCTGTTGCATGTAATAAACCATCCTTTCACCGAACCTCCCCTAACGAATGATAATGATTATCATTTGTTGTTTAAAAAATTAGTCTTCCTAATTAGAAAGACTCATAAAAGAAATAAATGGAAACAAACGTGTTGCTGAAAATGATACATCTTTTTGATAATTAAAGGAAAATTTAAATTTATTGGATGATAGTAGATTAATAGCCACTTTATTGATAATGATTATCATTATCAAACATATTTCCATATTACAGTAAATATGGAAATTGCTCAACTGTCTAAAGACCTATATAGCGATACAAGCCATCTTAATAGGCAAAAATTTAGAAGTGACATCGTTTCTTAATATCGTTTGTACGATGTTATTGATGTGTGGTCTGTTGTGAAGACAAAATATTACAATAAGATGAAAAAAGAATCGAGCGATTCGAGAAAGGTCAGTATGATATTGAGGTTCTTAGGTATTGGTGTGATATTTTATGCCGATACTTCGTTTTCATCTTTACTTCGATAACAATTTAGATTTAAGTCCATAATCATATTACGTGCAATTGTACAAATATACAAAAACCCCTTCGTATCAACGAAAGGGGTAAAAATTATAATTATGTACATATGAATTTATAGAGAAAAGGACCGTTCCAAGGAAACTTTTCAGGTTCTAAATTAACAACAATACCTTCAGCAAAAATTTGCATTGGTGTACCAGAATCTGTTGGTAACGGAACCGCTCCTGGATCAGCATCACCTGATTGTGGTAATCACAATTTTTTTCTATTGTGTCAACTCTGTTCAATAAGTCATTAATATACTCTTCTAATGTATAAATTGTAATTACCTCTTTTCATGATTTATATAAATTCTTTTTAAACCCTATAAAATTTATACCTTTTCATTTACTTTAGAATGACATCTAGTTTATATAATCCTTTAGTATGTAGTCCCAAATCCGTTAACCCTTTTACTTCTCGCAGTATCCTATGTTTCTTATATACTTAAGGGAATAGCTAATGACAATAAAAAGAGCAACCATGCATAATAAAAAGCCACACCTGATTGAATGTGACTTAATACAATGGATTAATCAAATGTTAAAATATTTTGTTCTACCACTACCTTATAAACATCTTTAGTACTAATTAGAATCGTCTTAAAATTTTCTGTTTCAGTAAATGAATACCAAGACTTCTCATTGAACCCATTAGAAATTTCTTCTGTAAATGTTTCTTGTTTAATATTAGCCTTGATTTTATATTCTTCTTCACGACTTTCGTCAAAGTAAAACTTCACTGTATATTCATACTCCATTAGCCAACACCTCCCATCTACCTATATCATTGGACAAATGGGCTTGATGTAATCAATAGAAATATAAAGCATAATAAAAAGCCACAACTCATTACGAGCGTGACCTTATTTTGTCATTCAAATATTTTCGAAATAACTGTATTCAAATCTAAATATACTTTATCTGAATACACATATTTTATTTTAATGTTTTTTAATTCATCCACGTCTCTTTTTAATAATTCTAGGTCTATTTCTAACATTACGATATCTGTATCTTTATCGCCTGAATGTTCTAGATGTTACTCTGTTACCTACCGTATTATTGCTATGTGTAATAGTAACATCAGCAACATGTTTTCCATTATGATGGATATGAACTATATTATCATTAAACGTTACATATACTTTTTGTTCTAGATAAACAGCTTCGAATGCATTGTCAGCTGTTTGATTTACTTTAAAATTATTCACTATAAGATATTTTTCTAAAGTATCAAAGACTTCTTTTTCAGTTTGTTTTAATAATGGATTTAAAACAGTTTCTTTCAGATGTTTTTTTTCAATTAAATCTTGAATCTCTTTTTTTAAAGACTGTTCATAGTCTTCATTTGCTTTTAAGTTTTTCAAATTTAACTTCCCCATATTTACACCTGCCTCCTACTATTATCATAAAATAAAAGGAAACATATGTTACTATTAGAAAACTAAAACATAAAAGAGACTACCAATTTAGTAGCCTCTCATGCTTGTTTGCGAAACACAAGTACAAGCGAACGTGCTTATTTTGTTAGCGCATTTCCGTGCGCTTTTGATAAAACTTGATAATATCAATTTACTACAGATTTTTGTGAACTTCGCTAGTGTTAGGAAGTTCAATATATTGAATACTAGAAATTTCTAACTTCTACACAAACACAAAAACAACAAAATAAACTAATGCTGTAGGAACTGCGTAAGAAGATATACCCTTTAAACTCCATTTTTCTTCATCAAGTGACCAAAGAAAAATAAACAATGTTATCATGGTAATCCCAAAAGCGCTCATAATAATATTTAATAATCCAATAACCCCCATCCCCTTTTCTAGCCTTAACATTTACATTAATATATTCTTCATGCATTAAGCCCATGCTAACCGCTTGGCTGTTTCATCAATTAATGCATTGCGTTTACGTAGAACCTTATTGCGCGACATATACAAACGATTCACGATAATTAACCAATCTTCACTTATGCCACTTGGATTCCAGTACTGCATATCGACGATAGTTTTTAAAGCATCTTCAGCAGGATTTGCACCCGATTGTGATCGTTCCAATTCACGATGCTGCACACGTCAGCAGAAGTTTAAAAATCGGAAATGGGACTAAAAATGGGGCTAATTAGTTTAAGAAACCTTATAAACGTTGATAAATCAATACTTTTATCATTTCTTTAATGTTACACGGACTTATTCATTTACATTAAAAAAACCGCGAACTTCTCAGAGCACGCGGTTTTTTCATTTTCTCATTGCCAAACATATAGTTCATTATCCCAACTTTTAAAGAATTCACCTTCCTCAACAATTACATTATAAATAGGTAATAAAAGTATTTGTAAACGCTTTATGACTTCTTCAAATTGTAGCGACGTTGGACCAAAATACACTTGCCATTCTTTAGTTTTTTCCATATCTGCATAAAATAGCGGATGATGTTTTTCTATTATTGTTCTATGGTTATCAAATGTTTCGGAGATAGCTTCTTGTAATAATCGCCCTTCAATTTTTTGCGTATTTGACAATAGATAAATATCATAAAAATCTTTCATTAGGCAATCCGGAGCTACACAACTAGTCATTTTTTCAAACTTTTCAGCAATAATTAAGGCTGTTGGATACGCTAAAATCATTGGTGATGCCATTTCCAATAACGAAGGAAACACTATTTTTTTAGGAGTCGATAAAAGACTATCCCAAAAGCTAATTCTTACTTGTATGTATGCTTTAGTTTGATCGAGTGTAACAGGAATACTGATTTGAAACTCTTCATTTTTCATGGTAATCACTAATTCATCTTCTAGAAAACGAATCCCGTCTTCGTGGAATTGAATTGAACAAATGTCCATAAAAGTTCGTTTCACAGTACTTACATCCTCAGGCATTTGTTTTGCCACCAAAGAAATCTCTCCAGATGATTTTACTGCGCCATTTGTTAATGAATATAATAAAAGATGATCTTTTAGCAAAAATCTTTCTTGATATGCGGATACTGATAGTCGATATAACAATCTTTCTTGAAAATAAAGCCCTAGCAATGCTTCAAGGCTTTCTCCTTTTTCAGCGGCCACTTTTTTTAAATGCTCTAATACATTCCTTGAAATAGTTTTCACATTGTCCATCTTCCAGCTCCACCTTTATATAATTTTCTCTAGAATTTTTATTATACATATCAATAATTTGATTTTTTCTAAAATTCTATAACCTATTATTGCTTAAATTTCAAAACGAGTAAACGGTAATATAAACCAACGTTTTTTTGCTAACTAAGGTTGAAACAGCAAGGTAAAATCATGGTCAGTCGTTAGTTGAAATTCACGGACAAATACCCTATAACTGAGCAAAGAATTTTTGGTGAGAGGCGATTCACAAAAAAGCAAGTGCTATTTTTCGTGAAATTTCAAAACCGAATCTTAGTGAAAAACAATGTATTGTTAATCATTTCAAAGTACTAGAAATAACGATAATTTAGTATTTTAATTCCGTCATACAAAGTTTTTTAATCACCAACAGAGTAATTAGAACAAAATGTATATTAATTTCGTTCTATGCATAAAGGGAGGGGTTCATAATTGCGTAAGATTATTAAATGGGCTACTACATGCATCATTTTGTTTTGCATATATTTAATATACAATCATTTCACTTATGATTTTAACTACACTAACGGTGAAAAAGACGGTAAATTAGTTACTTCACCGAATGGGACATACTCAGCACAAGTTTATTATCAAAATTATGGTGGAGCAGCAGGTGGAGTTAATATCTTTGTAA of the Lysinibacillus fusiformis genome contains:
- the asbD gene encoding petrobactin biosynthesis protein AsbD, which gives rise to MTRQQLIKSIYDILENSLELQTLSSFNEDARLNEDLYMDSIMVLQLILHVELDLGISIPDEILVPKDFKTVGTLASFLEKQQKVEIGGGK
- a CDS encoding AMP-binding protein is translated as MFYVNDQFYTVDDIEKQYEIYESLSHLRECNNRRLAICTDDIFQYIALCLYIRQKGGSVVPIHSATPKEGSVRLASSAGSHLLLFQSIDSFIELSNHSNNQEGVLVQMSSGTTGAPKCIERTWSSVEEEIESYVKTLPADSLTNSVVACPVTHSYGFICGVLACIRRGAKPVIITNSNPKYILKKLIEYPKHILYGAPALLYTLSRLLPIDQQFDRVMTSGTMMPHSWLLSLREKSRQVLQQYGCSESGCVTIHPNVEDPKEMGYPLPHVKVTAGDKQTPSEIIIKLSTQTIYTKDLGYIEDNVLYFLARMDDTINVAGLNVYPQEVETVLMDDPRIVEAVVYKKQNNLSGERVCALYVSTEPIDNMELREWCRKFLAPHQIPMEFVFVHEIEKLPNGKVSRKKLGGIPV
- a CDS encoding IucA/IucC family protein, with amino-acid sequence MQKLQPIASKQAELRVRRQLVEAMVFEGLIKYEETRLDQWTSILTLVGQKCTYRCEGTRMAFDRIRIKGDSIFLVGKDETLLKATLEDLVDELLSTVRDKAQLLKELHLTSKLCEWNDRHLQMPMSRRNSSYEELESEIIEGHPYHPCFKSRTGFTIDDHKHYGPEAKQSFTLQWVAMRRSYVLITVLEEEESFWKRELGHLMWGDLLAKLAVLDGTYEEYTFLPVHPWQWLNMKHELAGLIEQKDLIPLDVEGDYYRATQSVRTLWNFSNPEKAQLKCSMNMVNTSSLRKLHSHAVCASPHISAWLKQVIQLDSYLQKEASLIVLEEYAGIIFEPNAKKHSRKLEGQLGSIWRESVRSYMKDDEEAVPFTVLMMMEKDGRPFIDDWLFRYGTEEWVKRLIEVSVIPVWHLLVAHGIAVEAHAQNMILLHQNGWPTRVVLRDFHDSIEYVEEFIADRSLVPDFETIHERFKDGPVDCYYWMSSVEALRELVMDTLFVFHLSELSYLLEEQYGFAEIRFWSQVRDGIQKHFERFPSLCSRNKQLQHTSTHIYVESLLTKKLQNQEEGSFRHIVSNTLAQADKGGNDDVLCQ
- a CDS encoding IucA/IucC family protein: MQQIAKQIAENATFQAFMNCYIREVSSGHWVKKEEWIKEQRLSILITEAHMLELELPIQNTRFAFGVAYKSLVGRHIFGVSLKYCTKQKQWLLEDKLTILITLIQELHLMAKADGCPGLSSHFDELILRIIESYQTMANYIEKSLGDKKQNGAHDTFIEAEQSLLFGHWLHPTPKSRQGMANWQQTSFAPELQGSFQLHYFRVDRKIVKESSVLEKSASEIISQSLTKSQPDFVMSEKDCLIPMHPLQAQWLLQQQYVKKALAEGLLKYEGALGAFYTATSSIRTVYSSNEEMMYKFSIPVKITNSLRVNRTHELKAGIVMARLMNKINFLQNHSSFRMIDDPAYMTVEFPNQTESGFEVIFRSNVFPKGHDEGICMIAALVQEPLPKEKSKLCQLIMKISQSEFRSLESVSLDWFKVYWKCAIESLLRLYDENGIALEAHQQNSVLNISSGYPTTYYYRDNQGYYLSKTYKEELLLIEPSLHETEELFYEDDLIHDRFTYYLFMNQLFPVISRFGADQLIDEKILLEWCIDQLHLLEKEFTGLGKAFVRNILKQEELAFKANLLTRFHDVDELEAELEQAVYTKIPNPFVLQYEEAEYAEATAYSF
- a CDS encoding nucleotidyl transferase AbiEii/AbiGii toxin family protein, coding for MKTISRNVLEHLKKVAAEKGESLEALLGLYFQERLLYRLSVSAYQERFLLKDHLLLYSLTNGAVKSSGEISLVAKQMPEDVSTVKRTFMDICSIQFHEDGIRFLEDELVITMKNEEFQISIPVTLDQTKAYIQVRISFWDSLLSTPKKIVFPSLLEMASPMILAYPTALIIAEKFEKMTSCVAPDCLMKDFYDIYLLSNTQKIEGRLLQEAISETFDNHRTIIEKHHPLFYADMEKTKEWQVYFGPTSLQFEEVIKRLQILLLPIYNVIVEEGEFFKSWDNELYVWQ